One stretch of Rana temporaria chromosome 10, aRanTem1.1, whole genome shotgun sequence DNA includes these proteins:
- the LOC120915993 gene encoding phospholipase A2 inhibitor subunit gamma B-like, with product MFLLEYFVIFPILAATGQSLKCATCFSVNSDSCTGLFSSVCPSGHVCASQYSVSVIGSLIFQRFNRLCAPKAECSVTGSHTSGTGTIRIATTCCDTDDCTPATPQLPNTSSQPNGVWCQQCLSTDTYACTGGLVQCTGEQTMCLKKSEIKSTGSQTLYSSQRGCASKGYCNMRNTSSVSGAVQQETTYTCTNGAPSTATTAAFIFFLFVSLTISNYLR from the exons ATGTTTCTTTTGGAATATTTTGTTATTTTCCCAATCCTTGCAGCAACAG GTCAATCTTTAAAGTGCGCTACTTGCTTTTCAGTCAACTCAGATTCCTGCACAGGACTTTTCAGTAGTGTCTGTCCATCTGGCCATGTGTGTGCATCTCAGTATTCAGTCTCTGTCATAG GATCTCTTATCTTCCAAAGATTTAACAGACTTTGTGCACCAAAAGCAGAATGTAGTGTCACTGGATCTCATACGAGTGGAACTGGTACAATCAGGATAGCCACCACGTGTTGTGACACGGACGACTGCACTCCGGCAACTCCCCAAT TACCAAACACAAGTTCCCAACCTAACGGAGTGTGGTGTCAGCAGTGTTTATCAACAGACACATACGCCTGTACTGGCGGCTTGGTGCAGTGTACCGGGGAGCAGACCATGTGTCTTAAGAAATCTGAAATTAAGTCCACAG GATCGCAGACTCTTTATTCATCCCAGCGAGGTTGCGCCTCTAAAGGTTACTGCAACATGAGGAACACATCTTCTGTCTCTGGCGCTGTACAACAAGAAACCACATATACCTGTACCAATGGTGCTCCTAGCACAGCGACTACAGCCGCTTTCATATTCTTTTTGTTTGTTAGTTTAACCATCTCTAATTATCTGAGATAA